Proteins from one Dromiciops gliroides isolate mDroGli1 chromosome 6, mDroGli1.pri, whole genome shotgun sequence genomic window:
- the TRAF6 gene encoding TNF receptor-associated factor 6 codes for MSLLHCEDSCGANQPERDCCAAMASACSTGAKEDSVNGSTIPGNLPSSLMEEIQGYDVEFDPPLESKYECPICLMALREAVQTPCGHRFCKACIVKSIRDAGHKCPVDNEILLENQLFPDNFAKREILSLTVKCPNEGCLLKMELRHLEDHQTHCEFALAECPQCHLSFRKYLLHNHMLVECPRRQVSCVNCATPMPFEEKEFHDQNCPLATVFCEYCNTMLIREQMPNHYDIDCPTAPIPCTFSTFGCRQKMQRNHLARHLQEDILAHMRMMAQAIQNISIVASSPGLQAPPYDAGSLSRTPSGCLQEVQNFQETIQQLESRLVIQDHQIRELTAKMETQSACVGDLKRTIRTLEDRLAEMEAQQCNGIYIWKINNFGMHLKSQEEEKPVVIHSPGFYTGKPGYKLCMRLHLQLPSAQRCANYISLFVHTMQGEYDSHLPWPFQGTIRLTILDQSEAPVRQNHEEIMDAKPELLAFQRPTIPRNPKGFGYVTFMHLQALRQRTFIKDDTLLVRCEVLTRMDMNSLRREGFQPRSTDGGV; via the exons ATGAGTCTGCTACACTGTGAAGACAGCTGTGGTGCCAACCAACCAGAAAGAGACTGCTGTGCAGCCATGGCCAGTGCCTGTAGCACTGGTGCAAAGGAAGACAGCGTCAATGGGAGCACCATTCCGGGGAACCTTCCCAGTTCCTTGATGGAAGAGATTCAAGGCTATGATGTGGAGTTTGATCCACCCCTCGAAAGCAAGTATGAGTGTCCCATCTGTCTGATGGCCTTACGGGAAGCCGTGCAAACGCCCTGTGGCCACCGATTCTGTAAAGCCTGCATTGTCAAGTCAATAAg AGATGCAGGTCACAAATGCCCTGTAGACAATGAAATACTGCTGGAAAATCAACTATTTCCAGACAACTTTGCTAAACGGGAAATCTTGTCACTTACGGTGAAATGTCCAAATGAAGGTTGTCTGCTGAAGATGGAACTGAGGCATCTAGAG GATCACCAGACACATTGTGAGTTTGCCCTTGCAGAATGCCCACAGTGCCACCTTTCGTTTCGGAAATATCTCCTGCACAATCATATGCTGGTGGAGTGTCCAAGGCGACAAGTGTCTTGTGTGAATTGTGCCACGCCCATGCCATTCGAAGAGAAAGAG TTCCATGACCAGAACTGCCCATTGGCAACGGTCTTTTGTGAATACTGCAACACCATGCTCATCCGGGAACAG atgCCCAATCACTATGACATAGACTGTCCCACAGCTCCAATTCCATGCACATTCAGTACATTTGGGTGTCGTCAGAAG ATGCAGAGGAATCATTTGGCTCGACACCTGCAAGAGGATATTCTGGCCCACATGCGGATGATGGCACAGGCCATCCAGAACATCAGCATTGTGGCTTCCAGCCCCGGGCTCCAGGCCCCTCCCTACGATGCTGGGTCCTTATCCCGGACCCCCTCAGGATGCCTCCAGGAGGTTCAGAACTTCCAGGAGACCATCCAGCAGCTGGAGAGCCGCCTTGTAATACAAGACCACCAAATCCGAGAGCTGACTGCTAAGATGGAGACACAGAGTGCTTGTGTGGGGGACCTCAAACGGACCATTCGAACCCTTGAGGACAGACTCGCTGAGATGGAGGCACAGCAGTGCAATGGCATTTATATCTGGAAGATTAACAACTTTGGGATGCACTTGAAATCTCAAGAAGAGGAGAAGCCTGTTGTCATCCATAGCCCCGGATTCTATACTGGTAAACCTGGCTACAAGCTCTGCATGCGCCTTCACCTGCAGTTGCCGAGTGCTCAGCGCTgcgctaactatatttccctttttgtccACACGATGCAAGGTGAGTATGACAGCCATCTTCCCTGGCCCTTCCAGGGCACAATCCGCCTTACTATTCTCGATCAGTCAGAAGCCCCTGTGAGGCAGAATCACGAAGAGATCATGGATGCCAAACCAGAGCTGCTTGCTTTTCAGAGACCTACCATCCCCCGGAACCCCAAAGGTTTTGGTTATGTGACTTTCATGCACTTGCAAGCCCTTAGGCAAAGGACCTTCATTAAAGATGATACTTTACTTGTGCGTTGTGAGGTTTTGACACGTATGGACATGAATAGCCTAAGGAGGGAGGGCTTTCAGCCACGCAGTACTGATGGAGGGGTATAG